From the genome of Rhizobacter sp. AJA081-3:
ACGCTGCCCGACTGGCTGCTCGGCTCCTGGGCCCCGCACCCCGGCCTGGACATCCCGATCAACGGCCTGTTCGTTCTCGCGCTCACCGCCTTCGTCACCGGCGCCGTGATGCTCGCGCTGTACCGCAGCCGCTGGGGATTGCGCGTTCGCGCCACCGTGGCGAACCGGCAGATGGCCAACGCGGTGGGCATCAACACCAGCAAGACGGACCGCCTGACCTTCGCCATCGGCTGCGGCATCGCCGGCGTGGCGGGCGCGGCCTTCACCACCATCGGCTCGACCGGCCCGACCTCGGGGTCGCTGTACATCGTCGACGCCTTCCTCGTCGTCACCTTCGGCGGCGCGGCCAGCCTGCTGGGCACCGTGGCCTCGGCCTTCGGCATCGCGCAGACGCAGTCGATCAGCGAGTTCTTCATGAGCGGCTCGATGGCCAAGGTGCTGACGCTGTCGATGATCGTGCTGATCCTGATGATGCGGCCGCAGGGCCTGTTCGCATCGAGGGTTCGCCGCTGAGCCGAATGCGCAACCTTCCCGGAGACCCTGCATGAATTCCCTCAAGACCTGGCTCGCGCGCCCCGGCGTGGGCAGCACGATGCTGCTGGCGGTGCTGCTGCTGGCGATCCTGCCGCTGTCGCTCGATGCCTTCCGCCTCAACCTGGTGGGCAAGTACCTCACCTATGCCTTCGTCGCCGTCGGCCTGGTGATGGTGTGGGGCTACGGCGGCGTGCTCAGCCTCGGCCAGGGCGTGTTCTTCGGCCTGGGCGGCTACGCGATGGCGATGTTCCTCAAGCTCGAGGCGTCCGACCCGATCAGCACGAAGATCCAGTCGACGCCGGGCATCCCCGACTTCATGGACTGGAACCAGCTCACCGAGCTGCCGCTGTTCTGGCTGCCGTTCAAGAGCCTGCCGCTGACGCTGATCATGGTGATCGCGGTGCCCACGCTGCTGGCCTTCATCATCAGCTACGCGATGTTCAAGCGGCGCGTGGGCGGCGTGTACTTCGCGATCATCACGCAGGCGGTGGCGCTGATCGTCACCGTGCTGATCATCGGCCAGCAGGGCTACACCGGCGGCGTCAACGGCATGACCGACCTGAAGACGCTGCTGGGCTGGGACATCCGCACCGACTCGGCGCGCCTGATCCTCTACTACGTCTGCTCGGGGCTCCTGCTCGCCAGCATCGTGCTGTGCGCCTGGATCCAGAGGAGCAAGCTCGGCACGCTGCTGCTGGCCATGCGCGACAAGGAAGACCGGGTGCGCTTCTCCGGCTACGACGTGGCGATGTTCAAGGTCGCCGTGTTTTGCCTGGGCGCGGCGCTGTCCGGCATCGGCGGCGCCATGTTCGCCTTGCAGGTCGGCTTCATGTCGCCCTCGTTCGTCGGCATCGTCCCGTCGATCGAGATGGTCATCTACGCCGCTGTCGGAGGCCGCATGAGCCTGGTCGGCGCGGTGGTCGGCGCACTGCTGGTCAATGCCGGCAAGACGCTGTTCTCCGAGACCTTTCCGGATCTCTGGCTGTTCCTGATGGCGGCGCTGTTCATCGGCGTGACCATGGCCTTCCCGAACGGGCTGGCCGGGCTGTTCGAGAGCCACATCAAGCCGTGGTGGACGAAGCGCCAGGCACAGCGCGCCGGCCAGAAGCAGGCCCTGGCCGCCGCGCAGGCCGCCTACCCCGACGCCCCCAGACCCGCGCCCGCCGCGCCGCCCACCCTGCCCCCGGGCGTGAGCAGCCAGCAGGCCTGAGGAGAGCCCCATGAGCAACACCGACTTCGCCCTCGCCGTGGAAGACCTGACCGTCTCCTTCGACGGCTTCAAGGCCATCGACGCGCTGACGCTGTACATCGACAAGAACGAGCTGCGCGTGATCATCGGCCCGAACGGCGCGGGCAAGACCACGCTGCTCGACCTGATCTGCGGCAAGACCAAGGCCAGCGCCGGCAGCATCAAGTTCAAGAACGAGGAGCTGACGAAGCTGCCCGAGCACACCCGCGTGCGCCGCGGCATCGGCCGCAAGTTCCAGACGCCCTCGATCTACGAGAACCTCACGGTCTTCCAGAACCTCGAGGTGTCGTTCCCGAAGGGCCGCTCGGTGATGGGGGCCCTCTTCTTCAAGTGCGACGACGAGGTGAAGGCGCGCGTGCAGGTGGTGGCCGAGGAAGTGGGCCTGGCCGAGTTGCTGCCCACCGAAGCCGGGCTGCTCAGCCACGGGCAGAAGCAGTGGCTGGAGATCGGCATGCTGCTGATGCAGGAGCCCGAGCTGCTGATGCTCGACGAGCCGATCGCCGGCATGAGCGCGCGCGAGCGCGAGCTCACCGCCGCGCTGCTGCAGCGCATCTGCAAGAACCGCTCGGTGATCGTGATCGAGCACGACATGGATTTCGTCAAGCAGATCGCCCACAAGGTCACCGTGATGCACCAGGGAAAGATCCTCGCCGAGGGCTCCATGGAGAAGGTGCAGAACGACCCGAAGGTCATCGACGTGTACCTGGGCCATTGAGGAGACCCCGATGCTGAGCGTGAAGGACCTGTTCGTCGCCTACGGGCAAAGCGAGGCGCTGCACGGCATCTCGTTCGAGGCGGCCTCGAAGGAGACCGTGGCCATCATGGGCCGCAACGGCATGGGCAAGACCACGCTGTTCAAGAGCCTGATGGGCGTGCTGCCCACGAAGAGCGGCTCGGTCACCGTGGCCGGCAGCGAGATCAGCCACGACGAGAGCTACCGCCGCGTCGCCAAGGGCATCGCCTACGTGCCGCAGGGCCGCATGATCTTCCCGACGCTGACCGTCGAGGAGAACATCCAGACCGGCCTGGAGAACGCGAAGGACAAGCGCATCCCCGAGGAGATCTACGCGCTGTTCCCAGTGCTGTGGGACATGAAGCGCCGCAAGGGCGGCAACCTCTCCGGCGGCCAGCAGCAGCAGCTGGCGATCGCCCGCGCGCTCGTCACCAACCCGAAGGTGCTGCTGCTCGACGAGCCGACCGAAGGCATCCAGCCCTCGATCATCAAGGACATCGCGAAGGCGCTCAACGAGATCCGCAAGCTGCGCGAGATCACCATCGTCGTGAGCGAGCAGGTGCTGAGCTTTGCGATGGACGTGGCGGATCGCCTGTTCGTCATCGAGGGCGGCCGGCTCGTGCACGAGACCAGCCGCGCCGACACCGACGCCGCCCACATCAAGCAGTACCTGTCCGTATGAATGACAGCCCCCGGCCGCCGAGTACGGCGTCCGCCCCCCGCGGGGGCGCGGCCCGGGCTTGAGGCGGCTCGGCGCCCGGTCCGCCACTTCGATTACCACCCAGCCAAGGAGCACAGCCATGCCCGAAACCCTGATCAAGGTCGACCTTTCCAAGCCCGCACCGTCCAACGAGATGGTGCACAACCGCTGGCACCCGGACATCCCGATGGCCTGCTGGGTCAAGCCGGGCGACGAGTTCGTGCTCGAGACCTACGACTGGACCGGCGGCTTCATCAAGAACAACAACAGCGCCGACGACGTGCGCGACATCGACCTGTCGACGGTGCACTACCTCTCCGGCCCGGTGGGCGTGAAGGGTGCCGAGCCGGGCGACCTGCTGGTGGTCGACCTGCTGGACATCGGCGCCAAGGACGACAGCCTGTGGGGCTTCAACGGCTTCTTCAGCAAGAAGAACGGCGGCGGCTTCCTGACCGAGCACTTCCCGCAGGCGCAGAAGTCGATCTGGGACTTCCACGGCATGTTCACCACTTCGCGCCACGTGCCGGGCGTGAAGTACGCCGGCCTGATCCACCCCGGGCTGATCGGCTGCCTGCCGGACCCGAAGATGCTGGAGATGTGGAACGCCCGCGAGCAGGCGCTGATCGACTCCGACCCGGCCACCAGCGGCCTGGCCAACCCGCCGTTCGCCGGCACCGCGCACATGGGCAAGCTGACCGGTGACGCGAAGGCGAAGGCCGCCGCCACCGGCGCGCGCACCGTGCCGCCGCGCGAACACGGCGGCAACTGCGACATCAAGGACCTGTCGCGCGGCTCGAAGATCTTCTTCCCGGTCTACGTCGATGGCGCGGGCCTGTCGGTGGGCGACCTGCACTTCAGCCAGGGCGACGGCGAGATCACCTTCTGCGGCGCGATCGAGATGGCCGGCTGGGTGCACATGAAGGTCAGCCTGATCAAGGGCGGCATGGCCAAGTACGGCATCAAGAACCCGATCTTCAAGCCCAGCCCGATCAAGCCGGTCTACGACGACTACGTGATCTTCGAGGGCATCAGCGTCGACGAATCCGGCAAGCAGTACTACCTGGACGTGAACGTCGCGTACCGCCAGGCCTGCCTGAATGCGATCGAGTACCTGAAGAAGTTCGGCTACTCGGGGGCGCAGGCGTATTCGATCCTCGGCACGGCGCCGGTGCAGGGGCACATCAGCGGCGTGGTCGACGTGCCCAACGCCTGCGCGACGCTGTGGCTGCCGACCGCGATCTTCGACTTCGACATCAACCCGAGCGCGGCCGGGCCGACGAAGTTCATCGACGGCAGCATCCAGATGCCGCTGTCCCCCGACCTCTGACCTGCGCAGGAGCTGCCGCATGCCGACCTACGACTACGCCTGCCCGGCCTGCGGCAGCTTCGACGCGCTGCGCTCGTTCACGCAGCGCGACGAGCCCGCCGCCTGCCCCGATTGCGCGACGCCCTCGCCGCGGGTGTTCGCCGCGATGCCGCGGCTGGCGCTGATGGAAGGCTCGACGCGCCGGGCGATGGAGACCAACGAGCGCGCCCGCCACGAGCCGAAGAGCTCGGGCAGCTACCCGCTTATGCGCCACCCGGCCGGCTGCGGCTGCTGTTCCACCGGCAAGCGCGGCGCCACGGTCACTGCGGCAAACGGTGCCAAGGCCTTCCCGAGCAAGCGGCCGTGGATGATCAGCCACTGAACGGGTCCTGATCGGCCGCAAACCCGGCGGCGGGCGCCGCCGGGCGCAGGGTGCTAAGCTTTCCGCCCCAAAAGCGAAAAGCGCCCTGCGCACGGAGACCCTCATGCCCGGATTGCTGCCCGACGTCGACCCCGATGGCCTGCTCGAATACTCGGTGGTCTACACCGACCGCGCGGTCAACCACATGTCGCGCAAGTTCCAGGGTGTGATGCGCGACATCTCCGGCGTGCTCAAGGAGGTCTACAACGCCCGCTCGGCCGTCGTCGTGCCGGGCAGCGGCACCTACGGCATGGAAGCGGTGGCGCGCCAGTTCGCCACCGACCGCCCGGTGCTGGTGATCCGCAACGGCTGGTTCAGCTACCGCTGGACGCAGATCTTCGACATGGGACGCATCCCTTCGTCGAGCACCGTGCTGAAGGCGCGCACCGCCGGTGCGGGCCGGCAGATGCCCTTCGCGCCGGCGCCGATCGACGAGGTGGTGGCGACCATCCGCCGCGAAAAGCCGGCCGTGGTGTTCGCACCGCACGTCGAGACCTCCGCCGGCCTGGTGCTGCCCGACGACTACCTGAAGGCCGTGGCCGATGCCGCGCACGAGGTGGGTGGCCTGTTCGTGCTCGACTGCATCGCCTCCGGCGCGTTGTGGGTGGACATGAAGGCCACCGGCGTCGACGTGGTCATCAGCGCGCCGCAGAAGGGCTGGACCGGCTCGCCCTGCTGCGCCTTCGTGATGCTCGGCGAGCGCGCCCGCACCGCGATCGACTCCACCACCAGCAGCAGCTTCGCCATCGACCTGCGCAAGTGGCTGCAGATCATGGAGACCTACGAGAGCGGCGCGCACATGTACCACACCACCATGCCGACCGATGCGCTGACGCGCACGCGCGACGTGATGCTGGAGACGAAGGCGCTCGGCTTCGAGAAGCTGCGCGCGGCGCAGCTCGAGCTCGGCCGCAAGGTGCGCGCGACGCTGGTGCGCCGCGGCTTCCCGAGCGTGGCGGCCGAGGGCTTCCAGGCCGCGGGCGTGGTGGTCAGCTACACCACCGACGACGGCCTGCAAAGCGGCAAGAGCTTCCTCGCCGAAGGCCTGCAATCGGCCTCGGGCGTGCCGCTGCAGTGCGACGAAGGCCCCGACTTCAAGACCTTCCGCCTCGGCCTGTTCGGCCTGGAGAAGCTGCAGCACGTCGACCGCACGGTGCAGAACCTCGAAGCGGCGCTCGACCGCATCGCCGGCGCCGGGCAGCGCGCCGCCGCCTGACCGGGCGCGGCCGCGGGTTGGCGGGCGAGCCGTGTCGCACCGCGTCGCCTACATCGCCCGCATCAACCGGGTGCTCGACCACATCGACACCCACCTCGCCGACGTGCTCGACCTGGGCACGCTGGCGGCGGTGGCGAACTTCTCGCCCTGGCACTTCCACCGCGTCTTCCAGTCGGTCACCGGCGAGACGCTCGCCGATCGGGTGCGCCGACGCCGGCTGGAAGTGGCCGCGGGCCGGCTGCTGTGCCTGCCGTCGCAGGCCGCACTGACGATCGCACTGGACGTCGGCTTCGCCTCGGCCGAGGTCTTCACGCGGGCGTTCAAGGCCCGCTTCGGCGTCACGCCCAGCGCATGGCGGCGCGGCGCCTGGCGCGAGTGGGCACAGGTGCATCGCGATCGACTCCGCAAGATTCATCAAGCGCATGGCAAGCAACATCAAGCCGTCATCGAAGCGCTGCAGCACGATGCGTCCCCATGGCAAGACCGCCATGCCGACGGAGAAGAAGCGATGGACATCGAACTGCGAACCCTGCCCGACCTGCGCGTGGCCTACATGCGCCACGTGGGGCCCTACGGAAGCCCGGCCATCGGACAGATGTGGTTCCGCTTCGACGCGTGGCGGCGGCAGCGTGGCCTGCAGCGCGCCGACATCCTGCTGCTCGGCGTGAGCCAGGACAGCCCCGACATCACCGCGCCCGAGCGGTGCCGCTACGACGCCTGCGTGCAGGTCGACGAGCACTTTCGGCCCGAGGGAGAGATCGGCGTGCAGACCATTGCCGGTGGCCGCTACGCCTGCCTCCGCTTCGACGGCACGGGCAGGGAGATCCACGCCGCCTGGCAGCGTGTATTCGCGCAGTGGCTGCCGGGCAGCGGTTACCAGCCCGACGACCGGCCTTGCGCCGAACTCTACGACCGGGGCAGCGACATCGAGCCGAAGACGGGGCGATTCAGCTGCCTTCTGTGCGTGCCGCTGCGCCCGGCCTGATCAGTTCTTCTGAGCCGCGGGCAGCGGCAGGCCGCGCGCGCGCAGCACCGCGCGGGCGCGATCGGGGTAGTCGGTGATCAGGCCATCGACGCCCCAGCCGATCAGGCGCTCCATGTCGGCACTTTCGTTGACGGTCCACGGGATCACCTGCAGGCCGAGCGCGTGTGCCTCGTCGACGAGGCGCGCGTTCAGGTCATCGAAGTTCGGCGACCAGATCGTGCCGCCGGCCGCCTTCACCATCTTCGGCAGCGTGCCGTGCTCGGCGAGGCCGAAGCCGGCGGTCCACGCGCCGTCGGCGATCGTATTGAAGCGCGGCGTCTGCGCCGACAGGTAGGCGGTGGGCAGGCCCGGCGCGCGTTGCTGCACACGCTGCAGCGCCCGCCAGTCGAAACCCTGGACCGTGACGCGCCCTTCCATGCCGGCCTGTTTCACCAAGGCCAGCAGCGCATCGACGATCTGTTCGAAAGCCGGCGTTTCCTCGGGCCGGTGCGGATTCATCTTGATCTCGATGTTGAACCGCACGCCGTCGGCACCGAGCTCGCGCACCTTCTGGAACAGCGCAGCCAGCGTCGGGATGCGTTGCCCATCCACCGGTTGCTGCGAGGGAAAGCCGCGCGCATAGGCCGTGCCGGGCTGCAGCCGGCCGACGTCGAAGGCCTGGATCTGCGCCAGCGTGAGATCTCGCAGCAGCGGGCCCGGCGCCTTCACCCACGCGCCCTGTGCATCGCGCGCCAGGTCGGGATTGATGCGCGGGTCGTGGCTGATCACCAGGATGCCGTCGGCACTCAGGTGCACGTCGGTCTCGAGCGTGGTGACGCCGATCTCCAGTGCGCGCTCGAAGGCGGCCAGCGTGTTTTCCGGCGCCAGGCCGCGCGCTCCGCGGTGGCCTTGCAGGTCGAAGGCGCACGCGCCGGCGCTCAGCGCGATGGCCCCCACGGCAACGAGCATCCAACGCAGCCTCATGCGCACGATGCTACGTCAATCGACGTATTGGCCCGGGCGCGCCGCTTCGCTGCAATGGCCCCATCCCAGACCACCGGAGCGGGCCATGCACCACGGCGACATCTCGAGCAGCAAGGACACCGTCGGCGTCGCCGTCGTCAACTACAAGATGCCGCGACTGCACAGCAAGGCGGAGGTGCTGGCCAATGCGCGCCAGATCGCCGACATGATCGTCGGCATGAAGCTCGGCCTGCCGGGCATGGACCTGGTCATCTTCCCCGAGTACAGCACGCACGGGATCATGTACGACTCGAAGGAGATGTACGACACCGCCAGCACCGTGCCCGGCGAGGAGACGGCGATCTTCGCGGCGGCCTGCAGGAAGGCCAAGGTCTGGGGCGTGTTCTCGCTGACCGGCGAGCGCCACGAGGAGCACCCGAACAAGGCGCCCTACAACACGCTGATCCTGATGAACGACCAGGGCGAGATCATCCAGAAGTACCGCAAGATCATGCCCTGGGTGCCCATCGAGGGCTGGTACCCGGGCAACTGCACCTATGTCAGCGAGGGCCCCAAGGGCCTGAAGGTCAGCCTCATCATCTGCGACGACGGCAACTACCCGGAGATCTGGCGCGACTGCGCGATGAAGGGCGCCGAGCTGATCGTGCGCTGCCAGGGCTACATGTACCCGGCCAAGGAGCAGCAGATCATGATCTCCAAGGCCATGGCCTTCGCCAACAACACCTACGTGGCGGTGGCCAACGCGGCCGGCTTCGACGGCGTGTACTCGTACTTCGGCCACAGCGCGATCATCGGTTTCGACGGCCGCACGCTCGGCGAATGCGGCGAGGAGGACATGGGCATCCAGTACGCGGCCCTGTCCAAGAGCCTGATCCGCGACTTCCGCAAGAACGGCCAGAGCGAGAACCACCTCTTCAAGCTGCTGCACCGCGGCTACACCGGCCTGATCAACTCGCGCGAGGGCGACCAGGGCGTGGCCGCCTGCCCCTACGAGTTCTACAGCCAGTGGGTGAACGACCCCGAAGGCACACGCAAGCGTGTCGAGGCGATCACGCGCGACACCGTGGGCACCGAAGAGGCGCCGATCGAGGGCATCCCGAACCCGGCCACGCTGGCGCATCGTTAGGAGCGCCGCGATGGATGCCCACCGCATCCGCAGCGAGCCGTACTACCAGAGCGTCGCCGACGAAGTCGCGCTGTTCGAGGCGGCCTACGCGAAGCGCCTGCCGCTGCTGCTCAAGGGCCCCACGGGCTGCGGCAAGACGCGCTTCGTCGAGCACATGGCCTGGCGGCTCGGCAAGCCGCTGGTCACCGTGGCCTGCCACGAGGACCTGAGCGCCGCCGATCTGGTGGGCCGCTGGCTGCTCGACGCCGACGGCACGCGCTGGCAGGACGGGCCGCTGGCGCTGGCCGCGCGGCACGGCGCGCTGTGCTATCTCGACGAACTGGTCGAGGCGCGTGCCGACACCACGGTGGTGATCCACCCGCTGGCCGACACGCGGCGCGTGCTTCCGATCGCCGCCTGCAACGAGCTGCTCGCCGCACACCCGGACTTCTCGCTGGTCGTGTCCTACAACCCCGGCCCGATGGCGCGCGAGATGAAGGCCTCGACGCGGCAGCGCTTCTGCGCGCTCGAGTTCCGCCATCCCGCACCGGAGGCCGAGGCCACGATCGTGGCGCGCGAATCCGGGCTCGGTCTTGACACGGCAGCCACGATCGTCGCCTTTGGCGTGCGCACGCGGCGCCTGCAGGGCCATGGCCTGGACGAGGGCGCGTCCACACGCATGCTGGTGCACGCCGCCGTGCTGGCGGTGCAGGGCGTGGCGCCGCGGCGGGCCTGCCGCATGGCGGTAGTCGACGCTCTGAGCGACGAGCCCGGCGTGCACGACGCGTTGCTGGGGGCGCTGGATGCGTCGTTCTGACATCAGGCGGCTTCTGGGCCAGGGGCAGGCCTGACATGGGCTCGGCACTGCCCCTGCATTGGCTGCACGTCGACGCGCCGTCGGCCGCACCGGCGCTGCTGTCACTGCAGCAGACGCTGCGCGCGCTGTGGGGGCTGGAGGCCTCGGTGATCGCCGACGGCGAGGTGCCGCACCTGGCCGCCGGCAGCATCCATCTGCCGCGCAGCGCCCCCACCGGCTGCGCCGACTCGCCCTGGCAGCGCGCGGCGGCGGCGCATGCGGCCGCCCACCTCGTCTACTCGCCGCAGGTGTTCGATGGGCGCGGGTTGCGACCCATCGTGCGCGCGATCATCGGCGTGCTCGAAGACGCCCGCGTCGAGACGCTGGCCGGCCGCGAGCTGCCCGGCCTGCAACGCTGGTGGCGCCCGCTCCACACCGCGCTGCCCACCGATGGCGACGGTGTCGAAACGCTGCTGCTGCGCCTGGCGCGCGCGCTCGCCGACCCCGGCTACGACGATCCGCACCCCTGGGTGCGCAAGGGTCGCGCGCTGTTCTTCCTCGACGCGCGCGGCGAGGTGCTGGCCGAGCCGCGCGCCGAGGGCCTGCGCGAGATCGCCTCGCGGCTGGGCCACGACCTCGGCCAGATGCGGCTGCAGTTCAATGCGAAGGGCTACCTGCCGGGGCCGGGTTACCGCGACGATCACCGCTGGATGTGGCCGTCCGGTGCCGACGAGAGGTCCGACGCTGCACCGGCGACGCCGCCGCCGGGCCGCAGCGCCGACGAGCCCCCAGCGGCCCCGGACGGCGAACCGCATCCGGAGTGGGACCGCCTGATCGCACGGCTGCGCCCCGCGTGGTGCCGCGTGCGCGAACAGCGCGACGAAGCCAGCGTCAACGCTGCGATCACGCTCCCGCAGGCGCCCTCGCCCGCCGCGCTGCGGCGCGCCGTGGCCGCGGGGCCGGCCCGCGGGCCTTGGCGCACCGAGCACGAAGGCGAGCGCCTCGACCTCGATGCGCTGCTGCGCGCACGCATCGCACGGCGCGCACGGCTGCCGCTGGAGGCGCGGCTGCACCGTGGCCGCTCGCGCGGCCGGCGCTTCGGCCATGCACTCCTGCTGATCGATCAGTCGGCCTCGACCTCGACGCCCTGGACCGAGGGCGACAGCGACCAGCTGCGCGCCGCCTGCGCGATGGCCTGGCAAGCTGCGCGGGCCCTCGCTTCGGCGGGCCTGCGCACGGCCATCGCCGGCTTCGCCTCGAACGGGCGGCACGCGGTGCACTGGCAATCGGTGCATGCCTTCGGCGAGCCGCTGGACCCGCAGGCGGGCGCGCGGCTGGCGGCCCTGCGCAGCAGCGGCTCGACGCGCCTGGGCGCGGCGCTTCGCCACGCGACGCGCCGGCTGGCGTGCCAGCGCGGCGGCGAGCAGCTGGTGCTGGTGTTCAGCGATGCGATCGCCCACGACATCGACGTGCATGACCCGCGCTACCTCGCCGAGGACGCGCGCCATGCCGCACGCCATGCGCAGCGCCAGGGCCTGCGCCTGGCCTGTATCGCCCCCGACCGTGCCCAGGCGGCCGCGGCACGCGCCGTCTTCGGCGCGGCACAGGTGGCCGTGGTCGAGCGCCTCGAGGCCCTGCCGGTCGCGCTGCGGCGGCTGCTGGGCTGATCGCGCAGCGGCCGGATTCCGGGTCGCCGCGAGGGGACTTGCGCGCCTGGGTTACCGTCGCGCGCTGGAATCACAGGAGTACCCCTATGCGTTCGACGTTCGCCGCGCTGGCCGCGGCCCTCGCCGCCCCGGCCGCCCTCGCCCAGCCCGCCGAGCCGCTGTGGGAGATCGGCGCCGGCGCCTTTGCCGTGAGCCAGCAGGCCTACCCCGGCGCGGACGAGCAGGTCAACCGCGGCATCGCCCTGCCCTATGCGCTGTACCGCGGCGAGTTCCTGCGCGTGGACCGCGGCGGCGCCGGGCTGCGCGCGGTGAAGCAGCCGGCGTTCGAAGTGGACATCGGCGTTTCAGGCGCCTTCGGCGCACGCTCCGACGACATCGAGGCACGGCGCGGCATGCCCGACCTGGGCACGCTGATCGAGTTCGGCCCGCGTCTGGTCTGGCGGCTGGACGGCGGCACGCCGACGCCTGGCGCCGGCCGCTGGCGCGTCGAGCTGCCGCTGCGCGGCGTGTTCGACCTCAGCGACGACTTTCGGCACCGCGGCATGAGCTTCGAGCCCGAGCTGCAGTACGCGCGGCGCAGTTCCGGCGGCTGGGCCTACAGCGCCAGCGCCGGCCTGGTGTTCGCCGATCGGCGACTGTCGCGCACCTTCTATGCGGTCGACCCGGTCTATGCCACCGCAGAACGGCCGGCGTACGAGGCTCGTTCCGGCTTGCTGGCCACGCGGCTGGGGCTGACGGTCTCGCGCTCTCTCTCGCCCGACTGGCGCCTGTTCGGTTTCGCGCGGCTGGACAGCGTGGCCGGCGCCGCCAACCGCGAGAGTCCTCTGGTGCGCCGCACCACCGGCGGCAGCGTGGGCCTCGGCGTGGCCTGGACCTGGCTGCGCTCGGAGCGCCCAGCCGCCGACTGAGCGTGATCGCCGCGCCTGCCGCCGCTATGCTTGCGCGATGAGCAGCCCCTGGTTCGACGGATTCACGGCCGGCTTCCACGAGGTCGGCGGCCTGCAGCTGCATGCGCGCATCGGCGGCCGCGCCGATGCGCCGGCGCTGCTGATGCTGCACGGCTTCCCGCAGACGCATGCGATGTGGCACCGCGTCGCGCAGCAACTGGCGCCGCACTTCCGCATCGTGCTGCCCGACCTGCGCGGCTACGGCGACTCCGACAAGCCGCGCGGCGAGGCCGGCCACGCCAACTACAGCAAGCGCGCGATGGCCGCCGACCTGGCGGCG
Proteins encoded in this window:
- the urtB gene encoding urea ABC transporter permease subunit UrtB, producing the protein MLNIGLMQGFAGLSLFSVLLLMGLGLAIIFGQMGVINMAHGEFMTIGAYTIFLGSTLSEKFAPSFIPYYFPVAIGVAFVLAFIAGWLVEWALIRHLYKRPLDTLLATWGLSLGIQQMFRTGIGPKEVSPTLPDWLLGSWAPHPGLDIPINGLFVLALTAFVTGAVMLALYRSRWGLRVRATVANRQMANAVGINTSKTDRLTFAIGCGIAGVAGAAFTTIGSTGPTSGSLYIVDAFLVVTFGGAASLLGTVASAFGIAQTQSISEFFMSGSMAKVLTLSMIVLILMMRPQGLFASRVRR
- the urtC gene encoding urea ABC transporter permease subunit UrtC — its product is MNSLKTWLARPGVGSTMLLAVLLLAILPLSLDAFRLNLVGKYLTYAFVAVGLVMVWGYGGVLSLGQGVFFGLGGYAMAMFLKLEASDPISTKIQSTPGIPDFMDWNQLTELPLFWLPFKSLPLTLIMVIAVPTLLAFIISYAMFKRRVGGVYFAIITQAVALIVTVLIIGQQGYTGGVNGMTDLKTLLGWDIRTDSARLILYYVCSGLLLASIVLCAWIQRSKLGTLLLAMRDKEDRVRFSGYDVAMFKVAVFCLGAALSGIGGAMFALQVGFMSPSFVGIVPSIEMVIYAAVGGRMSLVGAVVGALLVNAGKTLFSETFPDLWLFLMAALFIGVTMAFPNGLAGLFESHIKPWWTKRQAQRAGQKQALAAAQAAYPDAPRPAPAAPPTLPPGVSSQQA
- the urtD gene encoding urea ABC transporter ATP-binding protein UrtD produces the protein MSNTDFALAVEDLTVSFDGFKAIDALTLYIDKNELRVIIGPNGAGKTTLLDLICGKTKASAGSIKFKNEELTKLPEHTRVRRGIGRKFQTPSIYENLTVFQNLEVSFPKGRSVMGALFFKCDDEVKARVQVVAEEVGLAELLPTEAGLLSHGQKQWLEIGMLLMQEPELLMLDEPIAGMSARERELTAALLQRICKNRSVIVIEHDMDFVKQIAHKVTVMHQGKILAEGSMEKVQNDPKVIDVYLGH
- the urtE gene encoding urea ABC transporter ATP-binding subunit UrtE; translation: MLSVKDLFVAYGQSEALHGISFEAASKETVAIMGRNGMGKTTLFKSLMGVLPTKSGSVTVAGSEISHDESYRRVAKGIAYVPQGRMIFPTLTVEENIQTGLENAKDKRIPEEIYALFPVLWDMKRRKGGNLSGGQQQQLAIARALVTNPKVLLLDEPTEGIQPSIIKDIAKALNEIRKLREITIVVSEQVLSFAMDVADRLFVIEGGRLVHETSRADTDAAHIKQYLSV
- the fmdA gene encoding formamidase, which codes for MPETLIKVDLSKPAPSNEMVHNRWHPDIPMACWVKPGDEFVLETYDWTGGFIKNNNSADDVRDIDLSTVHYLSGPVGVKGAEPGDLLVVDLLDIGAKDDSLWGFNGFFSKKNGGGFLTEHFPQAQKSIWDFHGMFTTSRHVPGVKYAGLIHPGLIGCLPDPKMLEMWNAREQALIDSDPATSGLANPPFAGTAHMGKLTGDAKAKAAATGARTVPPREHGGNCDIKDLSRGSKIFFPVYVDGAGLSVGDLHFSQGDGEITFCGAIEMAGWVHMKVSLIKGGMAKYGIKNPIFKPSPIKPVYDDYVIFEGISVDESGKQYYLDVNVAYRQACLNAIEYLKKFGYSGAQAYSILGTAPVQGHISGVVDVPNACATLWLPTAIFDFDINPSAAGPTKFIDGSIQMPLSPDL
- a CDS encoding zinc ribbon domain-containing protein, whose product is MPTYDYACPACGSFDALRSFTQRDEPAACPDCATPSPRVFAAMPRLALMEGSTRRAMETNERARHEPKSSGSYPLMRHPAGCGCCSTGKRGATVTAANGAKAFPSKRPWMISH
- a CDS encoding aminotransferase class V-fold PLP-dependent enzyme, with protein sequence MPGLLPDVDPDGLLEYSVVYTDRAVNHMSRKFQGVMRDISGVLKEVYNARSAVVVPGSGTYGMEAVARQFATDRPVLVIRNGWFSYRWTQIFDMGRIPSSSTVLKARTAGAGRQMPFAPAPIDEVVATIRREKPAVVFAPHVETSAGLVLPDDYLKAVADAAHEVGGLFVLDCIASGALWVDMKATGVDVVISAPQKGWTGSPCCAFVMLGERARTAIDSTTSSSFAIDLRKWLQIMETYESGAHMYHTTMPTDALTRTRDVMLETKALGFEKLRAAQLELGRKVRATLVRRGFPSVAAEGFQAAGVVVSYTTDDGLQSGKSFLAEGLQSASGVPLQCDEGPDFKTFRLGLFGLEKLQHVDRTVQNLEAALDRIAGAGQRAAA
- a CDS encoding GyrI-like domain-containing protein, whose product is MSHRVAYIARINRVLDHIDTHLADVLDLGTLAAVANFSPWHFHRVFQSVTGETLADRVRRRRLEVAAGRLLCLPSQAALTIALDVGFASAEVFTRAFKARFGVTPSAWRRGAWREWAQVHRDRLRKIHQAHGKQHQAVIEALQHDASPWQDRHADGEEAMDIELRTLPDLRVAYMRHVGPYGSPAIGQMWFRFDAWRRQRGLQRADILLLGVSQDSPDITAPERCRYDACVQVDEHFRPEGEIGVQTIAGGRYACLRFDGTGREIHAAWQRVFAQWLPGSGYQPDDRPCAELYDRGSDIEPKTGRFSCLLCVPLRPA